The proteins below come from a single Coleofasciculus sp. FACHB-T130 genomic window:
- a CDS encoding GrpB family protein, producing MQDFIQVVDYDTNWPIQFEEEKLQILHALGDAVLDIHHIGSTSVPGLAAKPIIDILVGLEELPPSVDQITSVETLGYLYQGELGVPGRHFFRKGMPRTHHLHLVKRGNQVWENQLIFRDFLRAHPEKAKQYDALKRELAVQFRLDREGYVQAKAPLIEQLLSNARAWRQII from the coding sequence ATGCAAGATTTTATCCAAGTGGTTGATTACGATACCAATTGGCCTATCCAATTTGAGGAGGAAAAACTCCAAATTCTCCACGCCCTCGGTGATGCTGTCTTGGACATCCACCATATTGGCAGTACCTCAGTGCCAGGATTAGCAGCTAAACCAATCATTGATATTCTCGTAGGCTTGGAGGAGTTACCACCCAGCGTCGATCAGATTACATCTGTCGAAACACTCGGCTATCTCTACCAAGGTGAGTTGGGTGTTCCAGGACGGCACTTCTTTCGCAAAGGGATGCCCCGCACTCACCATCTCCATCTGGTGAAACGAGGAAATCAGGTTTGGGAAAACCAGCTGATCTTCCGCGATTTTCTCAGGGCGCACCCAGAGAAGGCGAAGCAATACGATGCTTTGAAGCGCGAGTTAGCGGTACAATTCCGGCTAGATCGAGAAGGCTACGTCCAGGCAAAGGCTCCTTTAATTGAGCAGCTACTCTCAAATGCTAGGGCATGGCGGCAAATTATCTAA